The genomic segment TGATGCTGATAATCCGTCGGCACAAGGGCTCTCGCTGACGCAGTGGGAGAAGGCCATGTCGGCCAACGTCAACGGCAGCATCTTGTGCTCCAAGCATGTGATCGCAGCAATGGAGCGGGCTGGTGGCGGCTCTATCGTCAATGTGCTGTCCTTATGCGCTCTGGAGGATGAGCGGCATGAAGCGGCTGACCATGCGGCGAAGGCGGCGCTGCGGATGGCCAGCATGAATGCGATGCGCTATGCGGCGCGCAATATCCGTGTCAATACGATTCATCCTGGGTTTTCACGGCCACCGGCGCTGGTGGAGGCTTTACGCAAGCAAGGGGACCTGACGCAGAGGCTGGTTGATCTGGCGGAGGTGCAGATGCTGACGGGCCGGGGTTCGGCGACGGATGTGGCGGCGGGGATTTTGTATCTGGTGTCGGATGCAAGCCGGTTTGTCAGCGGGACGGAGCTGGTGATTGAGGCTGGGTATGGTTGCCGGTGATACGGAAAGAGGGGCGAGGGCAAGTTTCTGCAACGACACGCAAGTGCAGAATATTTATATGCGTGCACTCAAGGTTTTTCTGAGTCTTTGCTAAATTGGATAGAGTCATGGTCCCAGATCTGGCGCTTAAATGTGCTTGTGCGAGCCTGATCCTATGCTCATCCGTTTGTAAGCTCCGATGTGGATAAATTCAGATAGGGGGTGATGTGTCTGATGCGATCGGATGCAAACGACCCAGACCAGACCAGACCCTCGAGTCGCTTGGAAGCGGTCGTTCAATTAAGTCTGGAAAAAAGCGTCGTCAAATATGTATGCCGTGTTTGCGAACGAGGAACTGGTAATAATGAAGAACATTGTCTTCACCCCCGTTTAAAATCCGCTTCTCAACGCGTGCAATAGGCCAGAACAGCCCATTAGGCTTGCTGTCAGACTTGCTTTGCAATCCAACTGCTTTCGCGCCATCACTCGTGACGAGCCCCCAATCGGCACAGTGATTTCGGCGGTATGTTTCACCGATATAGGAACCGATAAACTGCGCCTGCTTTTGAACATCCTCAGCTGCCAGTTGTCCATTGCGGTAGGCGGCATGGGCGCTTTCCAGCATCCTCTCCACTATTCCGATGCTGGCGTCCGAATAATCGAGATGCTCTCCGAAGTTTTGTTGTGCAAAGGCTACCACTGCTGTCGCACTCTCGGTAGCAATGCGCTGAATATCGGCAATCGCTGTAAATTCCATAGCTATACTCCTTTGCAATAGGGCTATTGGTCTTCTAAAAAAATTCTTTTGCGCAGCATTACCGATATTCACCGTCGCATATGTGCTGCGAAAATATCGACGGTATCCAAGGGGCTGCGGAGTGACTAGATTTATATAAATATAATAGTAAGCTGCTTGCCGTCATCACCACGAAATACGCTATCGTTGGCCACATCCGGCTTTGCGTCCAACAGGGCACAACAACCTCTGACGGCATTTGGATCTCGGAATTTATTTTTTTTGTTGCCACACCGTAGTTCGCACGGCGGCTTCGCAATTTTATGCATCGGTCCACAAATGGGGAACATCTGCCGAATGCTGCCACACATAAGTTGCCGCAGCAATATCGAATTGCTGGAATGCGTTAAGGCCGCTTGTGGCCGATATCAGCCAGCCATCAACCTACCTAACTGCTATGTTTGGCCAATACCGACTGCAAGCCTGGTACGAGCACGCCCGTTAAAGTACGATAGTCGATATGCGCTGACAATCCCGCCAAGGCAACTTTCAACGCACTCTCGCCATCTTCTTTTTTTATTCTGGCAAGAAAGTAATCCGTTGCATCAATCGTCAATGCTCGACGATAGCGTTCACCATTAATCATATGCCGCAGCGAACGAATCGACATTGTTGCCGAATTGGGGTTGATGCCATACAAGCGTACTAGCTCATTTTTTCCTTCAGTCAGCGTCATGTTGTTCTTACTAACCTGACGTGTAATCTGAAAAATATCTTCAAGAATCTCTTTAGTTAATTCCATATATTCCTTTATGGATTACTTGGTTGGCGACCGGCTGCTCTTGGCCGATAGTCATCCACGGATCGTCTCTTGAGCTCGGGCCTATCCGATATACAGGGTTAGGCTATCTCTGAATTGCGACAACTGAAAACGGCCACCCGGCCACAACAAAATCCGGGCAGCCCTTTGCAGACAAACCGTTACCGACGCGGCACCCCGTCACGCCATTCACCCCAATGCGTCGCAATATCCTGCACCAGCGGATTGCCAGCGCGGTACAGATTTTCCGTCGCCGGTACAAAGCCGCCCTGGTCCGCATAGTTGAGCAGATTATCGGCGCTGGTCTGGCCCTGGTAGGGCCGGTCGAAATCGGAGCCGGTGCGTAGCGCCGCCACGCGGCTCAGATCTACGCGTTTGATGCTCGCGGCGCGCTTCAGGGCTTCGAAGGTGGCGTTGTCTTCTTGCGCTGTCATGCAATACACGCCCTTGCCGTCGGTCAGGATCTTGGTCCAGTCGCGGGCGCGTTGGCCGAGCAGCGTGCCTGACCACCAGGTATTGCCGGAAGCGATATCGCATTGCACTACCGAAGGCGGCTGGTTGGCTGGTGCGTAGCTGAATTTCGAGCGTGCTACCTGTGCTTGTGCGCTGTCTGCCAGCACGACGTTACGTGATAGCACATAGGCGGTATTGGCCAGTTTGGCGTTCAGCTGGAATACTTCGTTGCGATAATCGAGCGGCGGCTTTTCGGTGGGGCTCTTGGTGTTGATACCGAGATAGCCGGTGTTCCAGCCGGCCGGAATTTCGCGCGCATCGAGTTCCCACTGGATGCCGAAGTCAACCAGGTATTTTGCCCATGCTGCGGAACCGACTGTGCCTTGCGCCGGATCGACGCCGGCAATGCCGGAGATCAGGAAATAGGTGTGGCGCAGATCGAAGCGCGAGGAGAACGTCAGCGCCATGATCGAGGCTGATGCATTGGCGTAGCCCATGCCGGTGGTGACCACGCAGACATCTTGTTTGTTGCAGTGCACGTCCGGGTAGTCCGGCGACAGGCCGGGCACCGGAATGCTTTTCCATGGACCGATGTGGTCCAGCCATGCCTGGCCTTCGGGGCCGAACATGGTGATGATCATTACCTTGACCGGATGGCCTTGTCCATTGGCATCGGCGAGTGCGTCGTTGCTGGTGGTCTGTGCAATCGACGGGACGGCGGTGCAGGCGGCGAGAGATAACGCGGCTGCGGAAAATACAGAACGGATCAGCATTGGTTTTCCTTATGGGAGCGAGGTGGATGAGAACAATCGCCGGAGATGTCCGGCATTGTTCCGGCCATTTATACCTAAGGTCGGGTTTTGATTTTACGACATTAAATGCCACAGAGAAATTAATTTGGCATTTTTGCCGGCGTGTGTCGGCAGTTGCGCCGTCGTAGCCGGACGCTATGGATCTGCAAAAAAAAGCCCAACCTTGCGGGTTGGGCTGAGGGTCTTGCCGGATGCCGTTTCGGTGACCGGCTATCCGGCCGAGTTGACTAACGCGGCGTTGTCTCCGCAGTTGCTGTGGCTGTTGTGGTTGCTGTGGTTGCTGTGGTTGCTGCGGTTGCAGTAGTTGCAGCAGTTGCTGCAGTTGACGTGCGCGGCGGCGCATTCTTCACATAGGTGTCGAACCAGCGCAGCATTTCATACACCAGCTGCTCGTTCGATTCCATCGCCGCGTACCAGTGCGGTTCGTGCGGCAGCAGCACCAGGCGCGTGGTGCCGCCGTTGCCGCGGATGGCTTCGTAGAGCTTGCTCGATTGCAGCGGTGTGGTGCCAGGGTTGGCGTCGTCGGCGCCGTGCACGATCAGCAGCGGCGTCTTGATCTTGTCGGCGTAAAAGAATGGCGACACCTTCAGATAGACATCCTGCGCTTCCCATACCGAGCGTTGTTCGCTCTGGAAGCCGAACGGCGTCAGCGTTTTATTATA from the Collimonas arenae genome contains:
- a CDS encoding purine-nucleoside phosphorylase produces the protein MLIRSVFSAAALSLAACTAVPSIAQTTSNDALADANGQGHPVKVMIITMFGPEGQAWLDHIGPWKSIPVPGLSPDYPDVHCNKQDVCVVTTGMGYANASASIMALTFSSRFDLRHTYFLISGIAGVDPAQGTVGSAAWAKYLVDFGIQWELDAREIPAGWNTGYLGINTKSPTEKPPLDYRNEVFQLNAKLANTAYVLSRNVVLADSAQAQVARSKFSYAPANQPPSVVQCDIASGNTWWSGTLLGQRARDWTKILTDGKGVYCMTAQEDNATFEALKRAASIKRVDLSRVAALRTGSDFDRPYQGQTSADNLLNYADQGGFVPATENLYRAGNPLVQDIATHWGEWRDGVPRR
- a CDS encoding SDR family NAD(P)-dependent oxidoreductase, whose amino-acid sequence is MNQLNAYFSLKNKVALVTGAARGIALHIACALSTAGARLAILDVREQEGQVVAWLLGSTQGRARFWSLDVSDRKAVQQVMAAVEGHFGRIDILVNSAGIDADNPSAQGLSLTQWEKAMSANVNGSILCSKHVIAAMERAGGGSIVNVLSLCALEDERHEAADHAAKAALRMASMNAMRYAARNIRVNTIHPGFSRPPALVEALRKQGDLTQRLVDLAEVQMLTGRGSATDVAAGILYLVSDASRFVSGTELVIEAGYGCR